A section of the Paenibacillus odorifer genome encodes:
- the pilO gene encoding type 4a pilus biogenesis protein PilO: MEQINKYRSPIVLGVLILFLILFAFYMLGVQPANKEISAQSSEISQLEKEAEVLQNKIYELKGSGTEGDLEQKELLGELPKGDDSEGLIVDLREVSTSSQARLKDLSFVMDEANPIQQMTGSAEVSFPTVKQIKMTAVVEGTYSGIRQWMDELQALPRIVNVDSFNFQQSYEDRTKNNTESILTANVAFTAYFEATAAASD; this comes from the coding sequence ATGGAACAGATCAATAAGTATCGCTCGCCGATTGTTCTGGGAGTGCTGATTTTGTTCCTGATATTGTTTGCGTTCTATATGCTGGGTGTTCAGCCGGCCAATAAGGAAATTTCCGCACAGAGCAGCGAGATCAGTCAGTTGGAAAAGGAAGCAGAAGTCCTCCAAAACAAAATCTATGAGCTGAAGGGCAGCGGCACTGAGGGAGATCTAGAACAGAAGGAATTACTGGGGGAACTCCCAAAGGGCGATGACAGCGAAGGTCTGATTGTTGATTTGCGGGAGGTTAGCACGTCCTCACAAGCGCGGCTAAAGGATCTTAGTTTTGTTATGGATGAGGCTAATCCGATTCAGCAAATGACAGGTTCAGCTGAGGTGTCATTCCCGACGGTCAAACAGATCAAAATGACTGCAGTGGTGGAAGGGACATATTCGGGGATCCGGCAATGGATGGATGAACTACAAGCCTTACCTCGTATTGTGAATGTGGACTCTTTCAATTTTCAGCAATCCTACGAGGATCGTACTAAGAACAATACGGAGAGTATTTTGACTGCTAACGTAGCTTTTACAGCGTATTTTGAGGCCACCGCAGCAGCATCCGATTAG
- the pilM gene encoding pilus assembly protein PilM, with the protein MLGLGPKVAGLSIEAAGIRYISFKNKQSWEVRKKRFLPLLPGMIIENQVADSEALYDRVRQWVKKEGLRGSKVSLSIPPSQIIIRKMSIPSTNDKQVEQLVKLEVETGLHLPFENPVYDYVTLEVDEEQSHLLVFAAPRKSIQDYVEVLERAGLRISSVEISATALARAITIGHGESFAETMLINMEPSVMDIYMFRNGNPVFIRTINLLDLHKGRNLAGMDLLTDSETLAETAVAVEEHLSPEQMVEITAEISRMLSFYQYSLHDGSTRINNLVITGTPSIRKQLDLELQQSLAELEITPISLEQMASAAVSDPELNDYRVAAGTALKNSINTDTIDLLPREDRETLLFPYVTMGLVAIWLLGMIGTGIYFSANKGQISNGKEELQGLQDRSLMLQVELAKLKNSGPGQLDRKAAITVLQDNKVIVVPILDELVEGLPKEALIRDINYTYRTSIDLTVNVSTMEDASNYLRQLRQMSFTTDASIQKLTEGAADAISYNTYTAIYKVNLAAAKLQNSETDASQGEVSSDGTDQ; encoded by the coding sequence ATGCTTGGATTAGGCCCCAAAGTGGCCGGACTTTCAATTGAAGCTGCCGGAATCCGTTATATTAGTTTTAAGAATAAACAGTCATGGGAAGTCCGTAAAAAACGGTTTCTCCCGCTCCTTCCAGGCATGATCATTGAGAATCAGGTGGCGGATAGCGAGGCGCTTTATGATCGGGTAAGGCAGTGGGTGAAGAAGGAAGGGTTAAGGGGAAGTAAGGTTTCTTTGTCCATTCCACCCTCGCAGATCATTATCCGTAAAATGAGTATTCCTAGTACCAATGACAAACAGGTAGAACAACTCGTGAAGCTGGAAGTGGAGACGGGACTGCATTTACCTTTTGAAAATCCTGTCTATGACTATGTAACGCTCGAAGTGGATGAGGAGCAAAGTCACCTGCTCGTATTTGCTGCTCCGCGAAAATCGATTCAGGATTACGTAGAAGTTCTGGAGCGGGCGGGTCTTCGGATAAGCAGTGTCGAAATTTCGGCAACCGCCTTGGCGCGTGCTATAACCATTGGGCACGGGGAGAGCTTTGCGGAGACGATGCTGATTAATATGGAGCCATCGGTAATGGACATTTATATGTTCAGAAACGGGAATCCGGTCTTCATTCGTACGATAAACTTACTTGATCTACATAAAGGAAGAAATTTAGCGGGAATGGATCTTTTGACAGACAGTGAAACCTTGGCAGAAACAGCTGTCGCTGTAGAAGAACATTTATCACCCGAGCAAATGGTGGAAATCACTGCGGAAATCTCCCGTATGCTCAGCTTTTATCAATACAGCTTGCATGACGGTTCCACTCGTATCAACAATTTAGTGATTACGGGCACTCCCTCGATTCGTAAACAACTGGACCTAGAACTCCAGCAGTCCCTAGCAGAACTTGAAATAACACCAATAAGTCTGGAACAGATGGCTAGTGCTGCTGTTTCTGACCCTGAACTAAATGATTACCGTGTAGCTGCCGGGACCGCTCTAAAAAATAGCATCAACACGGATACGATTGATTTATTGCCGAGAGAAGATCGGGAGACGTTGCTATTTCCTTATGTCACGATGGGGCTTGTAGCGATCTGGCTGCTGGGGATGATCGGAACGGGGATTTATTTTTCGGCCAATAAGGGTCAGATTTCTAATGGTAAAGAAGAGCTGCAAGGCCTGCAGGATCGCAGTTTAATGCTCCAAGTAGAGCTCGCGAAGCTTAAGAACAGCGGACCTGGACAGCTAGATCGGAAAGCAGCCATCACAGTGCTTCAGGACAATAAGGTGATTGTAGTCCCTATCTTGGACGAATTAGTGGAGGGATTGCCTAAGGAGGCACTAATCCGTGATATTAACTATACCTACCGGACCTCTATAGATCTGACTGTAAATGTATCCACTATGGAGGATGCTTCCAACTATTTAAGACAACTTCGCCAAATGTCTTTTACGACCGATGCCTCTATTCAAAAGCTTACTGAAGGAGCCGCAGATGCCATTTCATACAATACGTATACGGCTATTTATAAAGTGAACTTAGCAGCGGCTAAGCTTCAAAACAGTGAAACGGATGCCAGCCAAGGGGAGGTGAGCAGCGATGGAACAGATCAATAA